GATTTCTTCATGAAAACAATCGTGAAAAAGGGAAAACATTTATGAAGGAAATAACCAAAGAATGGATTAAAAAAGCTGAAGAGGATTATAGAGTCGCGATTAGAGAATTTAAAGCCAAACCCCTGGCATGTTATGCAGTATGCTTTCATAGTCAGCAATGTATAGAGAAATATATGAAGGCTATATTACAGGAGAATAATGTATCTTTTGAGAAAATACACGATTTAGAGATTCTTCTTAGTGACTGCAAAAAATTTACTCCTTCTTTAGAAAATTATAGAGAAGAATTAATCTGGCTTACCACATTTGCTGTAGAAGTTCGCTATCCTGGTTTTGAGATTAAT
The DNA window shown above is from Candidatus Omnitrophota bacterium and carries:
- a CDS encoding HEPN domain-containing protein codes for the protein MKEITKEWIKKAEEDYRVAIREFKAKPLACYAVCFHSQQCIEKYMKAILQENNVSFEKIHDLEILLSDCKKFTPSLENYREELIWLTTFAVEVRYPGFEINKIDAEKAINFMRKIRRILRGYFKEK